A window of Clostridium sp. 'White wine YQ' contains these coding sequences:
- a CDS encoding VanW family protein: MGYIERKPINRSKLRLYFGKRYYDIKRFIEWHFSNKKFSKHLNEELYQNIIFQHRTPLLRKLKGVDMGLQINKIQNLKIATKKINGLVIKPGETFSYWKLIGRLTYKKGYLDGLVLYPDGTFKAGVGGGLCQLSNLIYWMTLHTPLIVTERHRHSHDIFPDSNRTQPFGSGATCSYSSLDLQIFNGTNSDFQLVVYLTKDELVGEWRSSESSMLQYEVYEKEHSITPGLWGGYIRNNTIYRKVYDNIGFIKDEYITENHAYMTYNPYLNGMQNVN; the protein is encoded by the coding sequence ATGGGATATATTGAGAGGAAGCCTATTAATCGTTCAAAACTAAGATTATATTTTGGAAAGAGATATTATGACATAAAGAGATTTATTGAATGGCATTTCAGTAATAAGAAATTCTCAAAACATCTAAATGAAGAGCTTTATCAAAATATTATTTTTCAGCATAGAACACCTCTGCTTAGAAAATTAAAAGGAGTAGATATGGGGTTGCAAATTAATAAGATTCAAAATCTTAAAATAGCAACTAAAAAGATAAATGGATTAGTAATAAAACCTGGTGAAACCTTCTCATATTGGAAGCTCATAGGAAGACTAACTTATAAAAAAGGTTATTTAGATGGTCTAGTGCTATATCCAGACGGAACTTTTAAGGCAGGAGTAGGAGGTGGGCTATGTCAGCTATCTAATTTAATATATTGGATGACATTGCATACTCCATTAATAGTTACAGAAAGGCATAGGCATAGTCATGATATATTCCCAGATTCAAATAGAACTCAGCCTTTTGGTTCAGGAGCAACTTGTTCATATAGTTCATTAGATTTACAAATATTTAATGGAACTAATAGTGACTTTCAGCTTGTAGTTTATTTAACTAAAGATGAACTTGTTGGAGAATGGAGAAGTTCAGAATCTTCTATGCTACAATATGAAGTTTATGAAAAAGAGCATTCAATAACACCTGGGCTTTGGGGTGGTTATATAAGGAACAATACTATTTATAGAAAAGTATATGATAATATAGGATTTATTAAGGATGAATATATCACTGAAAATCATGCTTACATGACTTATAATCCATATTTAAATGGTATGCAGAATGTAAATTAA
- a CDS encoding branched-chain amino acid ABC transporter permease: MRDKRKLLNIGLILIIFLLLLAANTGLDSYKIRILNLCAIYTILGLSLNLINGFTGMFSLGHAGFIAIGAYTTALLTMSEKVKNQNFFLESLVAPLNHIQIPFLPALIIAGLVSALIAFLIGAPALRLKGDYLAIATLGFAEIIRIVITNAQNVTNGALGLRGIPHKTNLYWSFGIAIFTIIIIVSLMNSSYGRALKSIREDEIAAESMGISLFKHKTIAFTIGAFFAGVGGGLLGNLMGTIDPNMFKFVLTFNILLIIVIGGMGSVTGTVISAFVVTILGEVLRFLDMEKHFNFGIISFNGVPGLRMVVFSAILMVIVLFFRNGIMGTKEFSWKGIFKNSSDKPLTEGGSK; encoded by the coding sequence ATGAGAGATAAAAGAAAACTTTTAAATATAGGACTTATTTTAATTATATTTCTATTACTTTTAGCTGCCAATACTGGCTTGGATTCATATAAAATAAGAATTTTAAATTTATGTGCAATATATACAATACTTGGATTGAGCTTAAATTTAATAAATGGATTTACAGGTATGTTTTCACTTGGACATGCAGGATTTATTGCTATAGGGGCCTATACAACAGCGCTTCTAACAATGTCTGAGAAAGTAAAGAACCAAAACTTCTTTTTAGAGTCTTTGGTAGCACCACTTAATCATATACAAATTCCATTTTTACCAGCGTTAATCATTGCAGGATTAGTTTCTGCATTAATAGCATTTTTAATTGGAGCTCCTGCATTAAGACTTAAAGGTGACTATTTAGCAATTGCTACATTAGGATTTGCAGAGATTATAAGAATAGTTATAACTAATGCTCAAAATGTTACTAATGGTGCACTTGGGCTAAGAGGTATTCCACATAAAACTAATTTATATTGGAGTTTCGGTATAGCAATATTTACTATTATAATTATAGTTTCACTTATGAATAGTTCTTATGGAAGAGCATTAAAATCAATAAGAGAAGATGAAATAGCAGCTGAAAGTATGGGAATAAGTTTATTTAAACATAAAACCATCGCATTTACTATAGGAGCATTTTTTGCAGGTGTTGGGGGAGGACTTTTAGGAAACCTGATGGGAACTATAGATCCAAATATGTTCAAGTTTGTTTTAACATTTAATATACTACTCATAATTGTTATAGGTGGAATGGGAAGCGTAACTGGTACAGTAATTTCAGCTTTTGTAGTAACAATTCTAGGAGAAGTTTTAAGATTCTTAGATATGGAGAAACATTTTAATTTTGGTATTATAAGCTTTAATGGAGTTCCAGGATTGAGAATGGTAGTGTTCTCAGCAATACTTATGGTTATAGTTCTTTTCTTTAGAAATGGAATAATGGGAACAAAAGAGTTTTCTTGGAAAGGAATATTTAAAAACTCAAGTGATAAACCTCTAACAGAAGGAGGAAGTAAATAA
- a CDS encoding GNAT family N-acetyltransferase gives MLENSPSKKVLMKNGFLKEGTIRQGNFWPGKGIVDLEYYGLLKEDYLKNRRG, from the coding sequence ATGTTAGAAAACAGTCCATCTAAAAAAGTATTAATGAAAAATGGATTTTTAAAAGAAGGGACTATAAGACAGGGAAATTTCTGGCCAGGTAAAGGTATTGTAGATTTAGAGTACTATGGACTACTTAAGGAAGATTATTTAAAAAATAGGAGAGGGTAG
- a CDS encoding ABC transporter ATP-binding protein, with amino-acid sequence MIKIDNLVVSYGGIEALKDISLEVPSGKIVTLVGANGAGKSTTLKSIVGLVKLKSGSISYEGIDLTKLSTEKMVEKGIALVPEGRKVFTDLTVLENLKIGAYSRKDRKEISEDLENVYSLFPRLKERSWQLAGTLSGGEQQMLAIGRALMSRPKLIMMDEPSLGLAPIIVKELFGIIKRIKEEGTTVLLIEQNANAALKIADIGYIMETGKITLKGSGADLLNNDEVKKAYLGESVK; translated from the coding sequence ATGATTAAAATAGATAACTTGGTAGTGTCTTATGGTGGAATTGAGGCATTAAAAGATATTAGTTTAGAAGTACCAAGCGGCAAGATAGTTACTTTAGTTGGAGCTAATGGTGCAGGTAAAAGTACTACTTTAAAGTCAATCGTAGGACTAGTAAAACTTAAAAGTGGAAGTATTAGCTATGAAGGAATAGATTTAACTAAATTAAGTACTGAAAAGATGGTTGAGAAAGGTATTGCTTTAGTTCCAGAAGGAAGAAAAGTTTTCACTGATCTTACAGTACTTGAAAACTTAAAGATAGGTGCATATTCAAGAAAAGATCGTAAAGAAATATCAGAAGATCTTGAAAATGTATATTCTTTATTCCCAAGATTAAAAGAAAGAAGCTGGCAATTAGCTGGTACCCTTTCAGGTGGAGAACAACAAATGCTTGCTATAGGAAGAGCTCTAATGTCCAGACCTAAATTAATAATGATGGATGAGCCTTCACTAGGTCTTGCACCTATTATAGTAAAAGAATTATTTGGAATAATTAAAAGAATAAAAGAGGAAGGTACAACAGTTCTTTTGATTGAACAAAATGCTAATGCTGCATTAAAAATAGCGGATATAGGTTATATTATGGAAACTGGTAAAATCACATTAAAAGGCTCAGGAGCTGACTTGTTGAATAACGATGAAGTTAAAAAAGCTTACCTTGGCGAAAGTGTAAAGTAA
- a CDS encoding ABC transporter ATP-binding protein produces the protein MALLKVENATMQFGGLTAVNDFNLEINDGEIVSLIGPNGAGKTTAFNMITNVYTPTKGKIILEGNDITGLRQDLITQKGIARTFQNIRLFKDLSVLDNVLIANHVHIKSNFMEAIFNLPKYKKEEKEMVEKSIELLKEVGLESLKYEKATSLPYGKQRKLEIARALATNPKLLLLDEPAAGMNPTETDELTDFVKEIKEKFKLSIFMIEHHMQMVMSLSDKIQVFEYGITIAEGTPSEIQNDKKVIDAYLGVSEDD, from the coding sequence ATGGCATTATTAAAGGTTGAAAATGCAACAATGCAGTTTGGAGGACTTACTGCAGTTAATGATTTTAATTTAGAAATAAATGATGGAGAGATTGTTTCTTTAATAGGTCCAAACGGAGCAGGTAAGACAACAGCTTTTAATATGATAACAAATGTTTATACTCCAACAAAGGGAAAGATCATATTAGAAGGAAATGATATTACTGGTCTTAGACAAGACCTTATAACACAAAAAGGAATAGCTAGAACTTTCCAAAATATTAGACTTTTTAAAGATTTATCAGTACTAGATAATGTTTTAATAGCAAATCATGTTCATATTAAATCTAACTTCATGGAAGCAATTTTTAATCTTCCTAAATATAAAAAAGAAGAAAAAGAAATGGTTGAGAAGTCTATAGAATTATTAAAAGAAGTAGGGCTAGAAAGTTTAAAGTATGAAAAAGCAACTTCACTTCCTTACGGAAAACAAAGAAAGCTTGAAATAGCAAGAGCACTTGCAACTAATCCAAAGCTTCTTCTACTAGACGAGCCTGCAGCAGGTATGAATCCAACTGAAACAGATGAACTTACAGACTTCGTTAAGGAAATAAAAGAAAAGTTTAAGTTATCAATCTTTATGATAGAACATCATATGCAAATGGTTATGAGTTTATCAGATAAGATTCAAGTTTTTGAGTATGGAATTACAATTGCTGAAGGAACACCTTCTGAAATACAAAATGATAAAAAGGTTATAGATGCATATTTGGGGGTGTCTGAAGATGATTAA
- a CDS encoding DUF4179 domain-containing protein, producing MDDLEIMRISQGLDLKEEDFENIQVELNEFEINKTKKILRERIKKDSINSRYNKRSVKRLSVAALALAFISISIILLSKPAFAENIKLLDTVYEKLGYYKEYKDFSEMVGQTQENNGYSFTIDKVVVTPTKAVVAIRVNSKNVLDKNKETSLLSNLTIMMDFPENQPKSGSGGQHVEYIDEHNALLVNEEEIQGGTFKKRGDFKLHIHSFGLDGVEKVSADFNFKVDFSKSFAMVMNTRIDKMLQFGDEKIYLKDMQSTVLGTIIRFTTADLEKCGKFLIEVDGSVYRFINWGTSDDGGHAFIKELTYDKVKSAKSIKVIPIYIENIDENPQDLNNDDIEITEAMNLPQKLGLLKESQGEVYRVDKTENKIRVYYCNGEKTLAELGYIYIYGEDENDFALSTIGKDPNRKDGYYIEREIQGNKKYYIRKTRSGLTMKTGDGINIK from the coding sequence ATGGATGATTTGGAAATCATGAGAATATCCCAAGGACTAGATTTAAAGGAAGAGGATTTTGAAAATATACAAGTTGAGTTAAATGAATTTGAAATAAATAAAACTAAGAAAATATTAAGAGAAAGAATAAAGAAGGATTCAATAAATAGTAGGTATAATAAACGTTCGGTAAAAAGATTATCTGTAGCAGCTTTAGCTTTAGCTTTTATTTCAATATCTATTATACTTTTATCCAAGCCCGCATTTGCAGAAAACATTAAGCTTCTAGATACGGTTTATGAAAAACTAGGATACTATAAAGAGTATAAAGATTTTTCAGAGATGGTTGGACAGACCCAAGAGAATAATGGATATTCTTTTACTATAGATAAGGTAGTAGTTACCCCAACTAAAGCGGTAGTTGCAATAAGAGTTAACTCCAAAAATGTTTTAGATAAGAATAAAGAAACCTCATTGCTTAGCAATCTCACAATTATGATGGATTTTCCTGAAAACCAGCCAAAGTCAGGTTCAGGTGGACAACATGTAGAATATATTGATGAACATAATGCACTTTTAGTTAATGAAGAAGAAATTCAAGGAGGAACCTTTAAAAAAAGAGGGGATTTTAAATTGCACATTCATTCTTTTGGTTTAGATGGTGTAGAAAAGGTGAGTGCAGACTTTAACTTTAAGGTTGATTTTAGTAAATCTTTTGCAATGGTTATGAATACGAGAATAGATAAAATGCTTCAATTTGGAGATGAAAAGATATATTTAAAAGATATGCAAAGTACAGTTTTAGGAACAATTATTAGATTTACCACAGCTGATTTAGAGAAGTGTGGCAAATTTTTAATTGAAGTTGATGGTAGTGTATATAGATTTATTAATTGGGGGACAAGTGATGATGGCGGGCATGCATTTATTAAGGAGTTGACCTATGATAAAGTAAAAAGTGCTAAAAGTATAAAAGTTATTCCAATATATATTGAGAATATAGATGAAAATCCACAGGATTTAAATAACGATGACATAGAAATAACTGAAGCAATGAATTTACCACAAAAATTAGGGCTTTTAAAGGAGTCCCAAGGAGAAGTATATAGAGTTGATAAAACAGAAAATAAAATAAGAGTATATTACTGTAATGGAGAAAAAACATTAGCAGAACTAGGTTATATATATATTTACGGAGAAGATGAAAATGATTTTGCCCTAAGTACTATTGGAAAAGACCCAAATAGAAAAGATGGATATTATATTGAAAGAGAAATACAAGGAAATAAGAAGTATTATATAAGAAAAACAAGGTCTGGGCTTACAATGAAGACTGGAGATGGGATAAATATAAAATAA
- a CDS encoding sigma-70 family RNA polymerase sigma factor translates to MKIDDNNLIQELIQKNEKALDYLVERYGNLLFKVSYSVLNDRETSLECMNDSLLRIWSNIKSFKGDYKNFVSWIIVITKRIAIDELRKKDKRAISTLEDFMIADEISLEKQLEHKETRDRILKEIDTMEDITREIFLRRFFVEESIVDISKKLGMSVSAVSNRIFRGKKKLEFLFREEVI, encoded by the coding sequence TTGAAGATTGATGATAATAATCTAATCCAAGAGCTAATTCAGAAAAATGAAAAAGCATTGGATTATTTAGTTGAGAGATATGGTAACCTTTTATTTAAAGTTTCCTATTCTGTTTTAAATGATAGAGAGACAAGTTTAGAATGTATGAATGATTCATTACTTAGAATATGGAGTAATATTAAATCATTTAAAGGAGACTATAAGAATTTTGTTAGCTGGATAATTGTAATCACAAAAAGAATTGCAATAGATGAATTAAGAAAAAAAGATAAAAGAGCCATATCGACCTTAGAAGATTTTATGATAGCAGATGAGATATCCTTAGAAAAACAATTAGAACACAAAGAAACGAGAGATAGAATTTTGAAGGAAATAGATACAATGGAGGATATAACACGAGAAATATTTTTAAGAAGATTCTTTGTAGAGGAATCAATTGTGGACATTTCTAAAAAATTAGGTATGTCAGTTTCAGCAGTATCAAATAGAATTTTTAGAGGTAAAAAGAAATTGGAGTTTTTATTTAGAGAGGAGGTAATTTAG
- a CDS encoding class I SAM-dependent methyltransferase, whose product MSFDEYAKNWDTDIRIKRAKVISNEIIKSIDIREGYRAMEFGCGTGLISFNIYDEFKDVTLVDSSQGMIDIVKDKITKYEINNMTPCKIDLLNEEFTSKNFDVIFSSMVLHHIEDTSKIIKKFYELLNTEGTLCIVDLDKEDGSFHKNEPDFRGHNGFEQEELKNILLKNSFKDIEVNTFYKDKKVIDDKEIGYSLFLLKARKY is encoded by the coding sequence ATGAGTTTTGATGAATACGCAAAGAACTGGGACACTGATATTAGAATTAAAAGAGCTAAAGTAATATCAAATGAAATAATTAAATCAATAGATATCAGAGAGGGCTATAGAGCTATGGAGTTCGGATGCGGTACAGGACTTATAAGCTTTAATATTTATGATGAGTTTAAAGATGTTACCTTAGTGGACTCTTCTCAAGGAATGATTGATATAGTAAAAGATAAAATTACTAAGTATGAAATAAATAATATGACTCCATGTAAAATAGACTTACTTAATGAGGAATTTACATCAAAGAATTTTGATGTAATATTCAGTTCTATGGTATTGCACCATATAGAAGACACTTCTAAAATAATAAAGAAATTTTATGAGCTATTAAATACAGAAGGGACCCTTTGTATTGTAGATTTGGATAAAGAAGATGGAAGTTTTCATAAAAATGAGCCTGATTTTAGGGGACATAATGGCTTTGAGCAAGAGGAACTTAAAAATATCCTACTAAAGAATAGCTTTAAGGATATTGAAGTAAATACATTCTATAAAGATAAAAAAGTAATAGATGATAAAGAAATTGGATATTCATTATTTTTGCTTAAGGCACGTAAATATTAA